In Labrus bergylta chromosome 1, fLabBer1.1, whole genome shotgun sequence, one genomic interval encodes:
- the stn1 gene encoding CST complex subunit STN1 isoform X2, producing the protein MQAATTDPAEEPPSMLWGLDPIFCAFAKLYVRDILQMTESTQVPGIYFYNSHPIYKVDVLGTVVCKREREDFFCYGVDDGTGVINCLCWKNDLLKEAGDPTKSRGKPSDGVLGGLSPVAELEKLRQAQLSRCHLEIGELLRVRGPVKTSRQQREITASVYYKVNDPVMAVQIAWMMEVPQLYRQCYDKPFKLQPNATGSVAINPLSKATNIIKDFVKQKSVSRFRPYDVQDLLQPLISSQPQTASADQSVAGPSSCQQLRHLLKEALQVLQDEGIVYRKVKSQDEVYHVTAEDKDLLMAVKDIIREDSRREKYSEKGCHILHILSAVRQRHSLNVSKAALELVLKSLECNSDIVSTSDNHYTVF; encoded by the exons ATGCAGGCAGCTACGACGGATCCAGCGGAAGAGCCCCCGTCGATGTTGTGGGGACTGGACCCGATCTTTTGTGCCTTCGCCAAGTTGTATGTCAGAGATATACTGCAGATGACAGAGTCCACACAGGTGCCAG GTATTTACTTCTACAACTCTCACCCAATCTACAAAGTTGATGTACTGGGTACAGTAGTTTGCAAGAGAGAACGAGAAGACTTCTTCTGTTATGGAG TGGACGATGGTACTGGTGTTATAAACTGTTTATGCTGGAAAAATGACCTATTGAAGGAGGCGGGGGATCCTACTAAAT ccaGGGGGAAACCCAGTGATGGGGTTCTGGGAGGCCTCAGCCCAGTCGCTGAGCTGGAGAAGCTGAGACAGGCTCAGCTGAGCCGTTGCCACCTGGAGATTGGAGAGCTGCTCCGAGTCAGGGGACCGGTGAAGACTTCGAGGCAACAGAGAGAAATCACGGCTTCGGTCTATT ATAAAGTGAACGACCCAGTGATGGCCGTCCAGATAGCGTGGATGATGGAGGTTCCTCAGCTTTACAGACAGTGCTATGACAAACCATTCAAGCTGCAACCAAATGCAACCGG taGCGTAGCCATCAATCCCCTCAGCAAGGCTACAAATATCATCAAGGATTTTGTCAAGCAGAAGTCTGTGAGCAGGTTCAGACCCTATGATGTTCAGGATCTCCTGCAGCCTCTGATCTCCAGCCAGCCTCAAACAGCCTCAGCAGACCAG TCTGTGGCGGGTCCGTCTTCATGTCAGCAGCTACGCCATCTTCTGAAGGAGGCCCTTCAGGTTTTACAGGATGAGGGTATCGTGTACCGCAAAGTCAAATCCCAGGATGAAGTCTACCAT GTGACTGCAGAAGACAAAGATCTACTCATGGCAGTCAAAGACATTATAAGGGAAGACTCGAGGAGGGAGAAAT ATTCAGAGAAGGGCTGTCACATCCTGCACATTCTGTCTGCCGTCAGGCAGCGCCACAGCCTCAATGTGAGCAAAGCAGCACTGGAGCTGGTGCTCAAATCACTGGAGTGCAACAGTGACATCGTCAGCACCAGTGACAACCATTACACTGTGTTTTGA
- the stn1 gene encoding CST complex subunit STN1 isoform X1: protein MQAATTDPAEEPPSMLWGLDPIFCAFAKLYVRDILQMTESTQVPGIYFYNSHPIYKVDVLGTVVCKREREDFFCYGVDDGTGVINCLCWKNDLLKEAGDPTKSRGKPSDGVLGGLSPVAELEKLRQAQLSRCHLEIGELLRVRGPVKTSRQQREITASVYYKVNDPVMAVQIAWMMEVPQLYRQCYDKPFKLQPNATGSVAINPLSKATNIIKDFVKQKSVSRFRPYDVQDLLQPLISSQPQTASADQQSVAGPSSCQQLRHLLKEALQVLQDEGIVYRKVKSQDEVYHVTAEDKDLLMAVKDIIREDSRREKYSEKGCHILHILSAVRQRHSLNVSKAALELVLKSLECNSDIVSTSDNHYTVF from the exons ATGCAGGCAGCTACGACGGATCCAGCGGAAGAGCCCCCGTCGATGTTGTGGGGACTGGACCCGATCTTTTGTGCCTTCGCCAAGTTGTATGTCAGAGATATACTGCAGATGACAGAGTCCACACAGGTGCCAG GTATTTACTTCTACAACTCTCACCCAATCTACAAAGTTGATGTACTGGGTACAGTAGTTTGCAAGAGAGAACGAGAAGACTTCTTCTGTTATGGAG TGGACGATGGTACTGGTGTTATAAACTGTTTATGCTGGAAAAATGACCTATTGAAGGAGGCGGGGGATCCTACTAAAT ccaGGGGGAAACCCAGTGATGGGGTTCTGGGAGGCCTCAGCCCAGTCGCTGAGCTGGAGAAGCTGAGACAGGCTCAGCTGAGCCGTTGCCACCTGGAGATTGGAGAGCTGCTCCGAGTCAGGGGACCGGTGAAGACTTCGAGGCAACAGAGAGAAATCACGGCTTCGGTCTATT ATAAAGTGAACGACCCAGTGATGGCCGTCCAGATAGCGTGGATGATGGAGGTTCCTCAGCTTTACAGACAGTGCTATGACAAACCATTCAAGCTGCAACCAAATGCAACCGG taGCGTAGCCATCAATCCCCTCAGCAAGGCTACAAATATCATCAAGGATTTTGTCAAGCAGAAGTCTGTGAGCAGGTTCAGACCCTATGATGTTCAGGATCTCCTGCAGCCTCTGATCTCCAGCCAGCCTCAAACAGCCTCAGCAGACCAG CAGTCTGTGGCGGGTCCGTCTTCATGTCAGCAGCTACGCCATCTTCTGAAGGAGGCCCTTCAGGTTTTACAGGATGAGGGTATCGTGTACCGCAAAGTCAAATCCCAGGATGAAGTCTACCAT GTGACTGCAGAAGACAAAGATCTACTCATGGCAGTCAAAGACATTATAAGGGAAGACTCGAGGAGGGAGAAAT ATTCAGAGAAGGGCTGTCACATCCTGCACATTCTGTCTGCCGTCAGGCAGCGCCACAGCCTCAATGTGAGCAAAGCAGCACTGGAGCTGGTGCTCAAATCACTGGAGTGCAACAGTGACATCGTCAGCACCAGTGACAACCATTACACTGTGTTTTGA
- the stn1 gene encoding CST complex subunit STN1 isoform X3: protein MQAATTDPAEEPPSMLWGLDPIFCAFAKLYVRDILQMTESTQVPGIYFYNSHPIYKVDVLGTVVCKREREDFFCYGVDDGTGVINCLCWKNDLLKEAGDPTKSRGKPSDGVLGGLSPVAELEKLRQAQLSRCHLEIGELLRVRGPVKTSRQQREITASVYYKVNDPVMAVQIAWMMEVPQLYRQCYDKPFKLQPNATGVAINPLSKATNIIKDFVKQKSVSRFRPYDVQDLLQPLISSQPQTASADQQSVAGPSSCQQLRHLLKEALQVLQDEGIVYRKVKSQDEVYHVTAEDKDLLMAVKDIIREDSRREKYSEKGCHILHILSAVRQRHSLNVSKAALELVLKSLECNSDIVSTSDNHYTVF, encoded by the exons ATGCAGGCAGCTACGACGGATCCAGCGGAAGAGCCCCCGTCGATGTTGTGGGGACTGGACCCGATCTTTTGTGCCTTCGCCAAGTTGTATGTCAGAGATATACTGCAGATGACAGAGTCCACACAGGTGCCAG GTATTTACTTCTACAACTCTCACCCAATCTACAAAGTTGATGTACTGGGTACAGTAGTTTGCAAGAGAGAACGAGAAGACTTCTTCTGTTATGGAG TGGACGATGGTACTGGTGTTATAAACTGTTTATGCTGGAAAAATGACCTATTGAAGGAGGCGGGGGATCCTACTAAAT ccaGGGGGAAACCCAGTGATGGGGTTCTGGGAGGCCTCAGCCCAGTCGCTGAGCTGGAGAAGCTGAGACAGGCTCAGCTGAGCCGTTGCCACCTGGAGATTGGAGAGCTGCTCCGAGTCAGGGGACCGGTGAAGACTTCGAGGCAACAGAGAGAAATCACGGCTTCGGTCTATT ATAAAGTGAACGACCCAGTGATGGCCGTCCAGATAGCGTGGATGATGGAGGTTCCTCAGCTTTACAGACAGTGCTATGACAAACCATTCAAGCTGCAACCAAATGCAACCGG CGTAGCCATCAATCCCCTCAGCAAGGCTACAAATATCATCAAGGATTTTGTCAAGCAGAAGTCTGTGAGCAGGTTCAGACCCTATGATGTTCAGGATCTCCTGCAGCCTCTGATCTCCAGCCAGCCTCAAACAGCCTCAGCAGACCAG CAGTCTGTGGCGGGTCCGTCTTCATGTCAGCAGCTACGCCATCTTCTGAAGGAGGCCCTTCAGGTTTTACAGGATGAGGGTATCGTGTACCGCAAAGTCAAATCCCAGGATGAAGTCTACCAT GTGACTGCAGAAGACAAAGATCTACTCATGGCAGTCAAAGACATTATAAGGGAAGACTCGAGGAGGGAGAAAT ATTCAGAGAAGGGCTGTCACATCCTGCACATTCTGTCTGCCGTCAGGCAGCGCCACAGCCTCAATGTGAGCAAAGCAGCACTGGAGCTGGTGCTCAAATCACTGGAGTGCAACAGTGACATCGTCAGCACCAGTGACAACCATTACACTGTGTTTTGA